A stretch of the uncultured Fretibacterium sp. genome encodes the following:
- a CDS encoding methyl-accepting chemotaxis protein, which translates to MTIRGKLRLIAGVIFLVILLMTGVTYVLSGTMLDNFLKSSGTEIAVNAANIVQDQLDRYIMTVNIAATAMRQSYIDAANPELGAKNAEAICEKMLKNIEDKNILNLYLALESTGLLAIASSEGKWVAPAGYDARARGWYQQAVADRGTTKFTAPYIEAASGKLVLAVTKAVYDDDNKLIGVATIEVELDKLSAFVVGQKVFGQGAGALVHKDGTLIAYTNKDYVLKANLLNGREFDTSVHAFVAKALNGETGFADYLHNREKRRVFYAPAGHDFFFIVFFPISVIEAMVHGLTIFLVVIAVVALLVIGFLIFAIMRSLSRSLKGMSAATANLGKGDLTVRFNESGRDELAVMSRELNAMLCSVSETLRNIRAEADETSRQADTLAALSEETLASMEEVAASIERVNDVVASASSATEQTHASIGEIADSAQSSAQSATESAEQASRVADVSKSAVDEVGAVVSRMKEAKEKSSWNIVQIRELGQSVDVISSFVTTITSIADQTNLLALNAAIEAARAGDAGRGFAVVAEEVRKLAEESGHAAQEIEKLISGLQRHSESSIESTEETEKLLVETSATAEATQQRLNGAMDAIARLNEAIQNIAAISEEQAAASREMTSAVQHVTDANHNVVEATHSIQTASHETTSAAESIAGAAQSLAATAEKLQGFIGSFILDDRGGIVPKKQ; encoded by the coding sequence ATGACAATCCGAGGGAAGCTGCGTTTGATCGCAGGGGTCATCTTTCTGGTCATTCTGTTGATGACCGGTGTCACTTATGTCCTGTCGGGAACCATGCTCGATAATTTTCTGAAGAGCTCCGGCACCGAGATTGCCGTAAATGCGGCGAACATAGTCCAGGATCAGCTCGACCGTTATATCATGACCGTGAACATTGCCGCGACCGCAATGCGCCAGTCCTACATTGATGCGGCAAATCCCGAGCTCGGGGCGAAGAACGCCGAGGCGATCTGCGAAAAGATGCTCAAGAACATCGAGGACAAGAACATTCTCAACCTGTATCTGGCTCTGGAGTCCACGGGACTGCTCGCCATCGCGAGCTCGGAGGGCAAGTGGGTGGCTCCCGCAGGATACGATGCCCGGGCGCGGGGCTGGTATCAGCAGGCCGTGGCCGATCGTGGGACCACCAAATTTACGGCGCCCTACATCGAGGCGGCATCGGGAAAACTCGTGCTTGCGGTGACCAAGGCCGTATACGACGACGACAACAAGCTGATCGGCGTGGCGACTATCGAGGTCGAGCTCGACAAATTGAGTGCCTTTGTGGTCGGACAGAAGGTCTTTGGACAGGGGGCCGGCGCACTGGTACATAAGGACGGCACGCTCATCGCCTATACCAACAAAGATTACGTTTTGAAGGCCAATCTTCTGAACGGGCGAGAGTTCGACACGTCCGTGCACGCTTTTGTGGCAAAAGCCCTCAATGGAGAGACGGGCTTCGCCGATTATCTCCACAATAGAGAGAAACGACGTGTTTTCTACGCTCCTGCCGGTCATGACTTTTTCTTCATCGTCTTCTTCCCGATCTCGGTGATCGAGGCAATGGTGCACGGCCTGACAATCTTCCTCGTCGTCATCGCCGTAGTGGCGCTCTTGGTCATCGGCTTCCTCATCTTCGCCATCATGCGCAGCCTTTCCCGTTCCCTCAAGGGTATGAGTGCTGCCACCGCCAACTTGGGCAAGGGAGACCTGACCGTCCGCTTCAACGAATCCGGGCGCGACGAGCTGGCCGTCATGTCCCGGGAGCTCAACGCGATGCTCTGCTCCGTCTCCGAGACGCTCCGCAATATCCGGGCCGAGGCTGACGAGACCTCCAGGCAGGCGGACACCCTGGCGGCCCTATCCGAGGAGACCCTCGCCTCGATGGAGGAGGTCGCCGCTTCCATCGAGCGTGTCAACGATGTCGTCGCCTCTGCATCCTCCGCGACGGAGCAGACCCATGCGTCCATCGGAGAGATTGCCGACAGTGCCCAGTCCAGTGCACAAAGCGCCACCGAGAGCGCCGAACAGGCCTCCCGGGTAGCGGACGTCTCCAAGAGTGCCGTCGACGAGGTTGGGGCTGTTGTCTCAAGGATGAAGGAAGCCAAGGAGAAGTCCAGCTGGAATATCGTCCAGATTCGGGAGCTCGGGCAATCCGTCGACGTGATATCCTCCTTCGTGACCACGATCACCTCCATTGCCGATCAGACCAATCTTCTGGCGCTGAACGCAGCCATCGAAGCCGCACGGGCCGGGGATGCCGGGCGGGGGTTTGCCGTCGTCGCCGAGGAGGTGCGTAAGCTGGCCGAGGAATCGGGGCATGCGGCTCAGGAGATCGAGAAGCTGATCTCAGGCCTTCAAAGGCACTCCGAGAGCTCCATTGAGTCAACCGAGGAGACGGAGAAGCTGTTGGTCGAGACCTCGGCGACGGCGGAGGCTACGCAGCAGAGGCTGAACGGCGCCATGGACGCCATAGCACGCTTGAATGAGGCCATCCAGAACATCGCGGCGATCTCCGAGGAACAGGCTGCCGCCTCCAGGGAGATGACGTCGGCGG